From Pseudobacteriovorax antillogorgiicola:
GATTCTGGTAGATTTCAATTTTCTGAGCTAAGTTTTCAGCTTCCCCAGCAGCTTCAGCTATGCGGGCCTGAATAGAGTGGAGTTTCTTGATATTGGCATCGCCGAAATCGGCATCAAGGTCTACAGACATTGTTTGAATTGACTTAGGCTCGTCGCTCATGAATCATCTCGTTGTCGAGGTCAAGGTCATTGCTCCTGTCCTACATTCGGAAGTTTTGAATCTTACTTGATAAATTTTGTAGCTAGCTTGTAGCGACTTACTGTATTTCCCAATTTAATAACATCATATCGGGTGGTTGAACTGAGCCCTTTCATTGATAGAAAACTTATCGACGAGCCTATTGTTGGCCAGGGAATGTCTTTATGAGTATTAGTTATTGCATGGAATTTGTTATTAGCATCTAAAATTTGCCTGCGACTCGTCCTCATAAAATGAGGACATAGCTCTAGGCTTGTCCGTGCGTAAGAATTCAGTCATGATAAGTTCGGGAATTCTAAAGTTATCATACCGGAGAGGTTAAGGTTTTGCGGCCATTCCATGCTCTTTCTCTAACATTACTGCTAACTCTGTCATGTGTTACCAGGGAAACAAAAGTTCCCTCAAAAGTTAAACTAGAGCCAAAAGAAAAAACAATAAGATCAGTGCTAGGCTTGGGCTACGATGGACTCAAGCATCAATCCCGTGGTCTTTGCATCGACCTTCAGGGAGAACGGGAGGTTCATACTAAAACCCTTGTCGAATTTGGCTGGCAGCGAGTTAAAACACACCGAGAACTGGCAAAGGCGATCTATGGGGATACCGATCTGAATCATGCCTTTGGCTTGATGGCCGAACGTAAAAAGCGGGATTTTATTTTAGCTGCACCAATCGAACCCTATGGGGTTTACTTTTTAGGAAGGGCGCAGGTCAGTTTGAAGTCGACCTTGCTCATTGAGCCAACTCTTAAAGTAGAGAGCTACGAGGCCTTCGCTGAATATGGTGCGGGGTGGTTTCGCAAGAGCTGTGGAGATGAATTTGTCCTCGGCTACAAGGAGGGGGGAGAGCTATTTGTCCTGGTCGGTATGAAGGCTCGGGATAGGGGAGAAGCCGACGAGATATCGGATCTGTTTGAGCTGGTCATCCGTGATCAGGAGGACGCTGATGTGAAAACAATGGTTCGCGAGCTCGAAGAAACTCATGAGTTAAGCTATCACGTATTTCAGAATGGGGGGCCACGAGTTGAAATGAAACTTAGATCCTTAAGCCAAGCAACAGATACACTAAAGACGTACACAAAATCGGTGGGAGTGGATAATGCCACCCGCTTCAGCTTTATTTTGCAGTCATATCGAGATTTAATCCTGCCAGAAGGTAAGAAACCCATGAACTATGAGTCGATCCAACACAAACTAGGCAGGCTCTTTGAGGAGCAGCTTAAATTGAAGGGCTTGCGTGAGGGAAATCAGTTTATACTCAGGAACAAACTGCAGTTTAGAGATGAGCAAGTAGCGCGGGCGAAACGCAGCCTGAAAGAGATTAGTGCATTTGAGCGTAAGTTGCAGGGTATCCAAGAGTCCTGTCGCAATGCACTGGCGGTATGCCATAAAAGAAAAATATCCGTGCCAGATCAGGAACTTCCCCTAAGGTCCTGACTTTAAGAAAGTCTGTCCCAATTAAAATCTAGGTCTAAAGTCTGTCTAGAAAATCAAAATTAAACTTTTAAGGTGCTGATACTTGGTAAGAAATAAGATTCTTTTGACTCTCTTACTAAAACAGGCGATAGCGCTTTTACAAGCAGTCAAAATTCAGTAATCGTTGGCTCAGGCTCTTTAGAGATATCGGCAATCATTTCGCTAGGAGTCCCCTTGTGAGACTAACGATCCTTACAGTTATATTACTTCTCTTGTCATCATCTTCTGCTCTTGCTGCTTCAGCGACATTCTCCTTAGGAAATCGCGTCGATATTAAGAAAGACGAAGGCCAGATTCCAGAGGTCGCCATAGAAGTTAGAAACAGCAATGACTTCGAACCATACGATTACTACGATCACGGGATCGCCTATTACAATGATTTTGGCTTTTGCGAAAACTTAGCTAATGCTCGTGCCATTTACCAGGATGGATTTCTAGTCATTGATGAAGCTGAGTGTCTTAGTTTAAATCCGGCTGAAGAGATCGAACAATTTGCGCCAGCATTTGGGATATCGCAGGCAGGTGCTCGGGCTGAGGTTTCGTTTTACCAAGGAATCATCGGCGACTTACCAGACAGTCAGCTACGCTTGCGGGCTTTGAGAACCTCCGAAAGAATTTATCGAAAGTCGATGAGGGTCCTTAGACTATCCGCCGAGAGGGACGAACTTCTCTTAGCCGGCAAAAATAGAAAGGCTGCTCGATATCTCAAACGCATCAATCGAATAGCAGGAATATCCGATCAAATCTATACATTTCGAGATCAGGTATTCGATAACAAGATTGATCGCAATCGAGCCCGCTTAAAGCATCTGATTTCAAAGCTACTGGGAGGTAGCGATGTGGCTGAGTTCCGAGAAGGCTGCCAGGATCCAGCAGCGAGCAACTTTGATGACTTGGCCAATTATCACGATGGTCAATGTTCCTACGATTGGAACTGTACCATACAATTCCAGGTTCAAGGCTTACCGCAAGAAAGCTTGGACCTTTTTGAATCCAAGCTCTATTCAGAAGTCGTTAACATACTTCTCGATTCATATGATAATACAGAGGCGAGCATGGTCGGGGTTCAGTGTCGCAACGATAGTGTGCCACTGCCTGCGTCACCAGTTTTCTTTGAAACTGAGGCTGAAAACGGCCTTAGTCTGAGCATTGAAAAAGATTCTTTGACGTTCGATCGTGTTGTGGGCTTCGAGATCAATTAGCTTATCGCTAGCTCCCCCACAAAGGGGGGAGAACACATATATAGTTTCCCTCACCCTCAGTTCCAGAAGCACTTAGAGATTAGGCTTAACGAAGAATTGAAATGGTGACATTATGAGTCATGAAACACCTCGGCCCTGGCAGCCATTGCTCGCGGTATTATCTAGCATACTGCTGCTATCATGTAGTCCAACCGAAGAAAGTACCGGCGAATCAAGTAAAGTCGTTGATCATGGAACCTCACAGTCCGGTTATAGCGATAAAACAACAGATACAGAAGAGATTGTGTCCGCGCCAAGTGTCCCAGTGACCGGTGCCCAGCTTACATTTAAAGTCGGATCTGATATAGAGCCAGGAAGTGTTGATGCCTATGCAGTCGGGTACGTAGACGAGAGCAAGGTGGTTCAAATCGATGATACAACCTATCAGCTAGAGGGTGTCCCTGCTGGTGAGTATGACGTTATCATTACTGCAAAGAAAGAAGGTGAAACCATAGGGAAGTCCGGGAACTCAGGTTACAATGTGGGAATTCGGATGACTCGTCATGTAAACAATGACGATTCTGGAGTTGAAGAGATTGACTTGCCGTATACCGGGAGTATCAGCGGACGCTTGGAAATGGTTGGAGTATCAGCTTTCGATTCTATTGAGGTTGGTTTACCAGGCACAAAATTAGTCGCAATGACACCAGAAAAAAATGGTCTTTATACCTTGGATAATGTACCTGTGGGGGAGCATGAGCTTAGGATATCGCAGTTCGAAAATCCAGAAGCCTTAGAGCTAGTATCACAAGTGCAGGAGCCAGACACTACGGAAAGACTTGCACTAAGTATTGGCGCGGAGAAGAATATGATGTTCTTTTCAACCCCTAATCGCCCAGCAAACTTGAGTGGAGAATCTTTTGGGGATCGGATTGTTCTTAGTTGGGCCTCTGGAGGGGCAGGTACATCTGGATACTTGCTCGTTCGCAGTGACGGAGAACTGGAGCAGCTGCCAACCGCTGGTCAGCTCTATGAAGGTCAAGAGACGCTGGGGAATGGTTCCATCTTATACTTAGGGTCAGATCTCTACTATATTGATTCTACAGTTGAGTCTGGCAGCTCCTACACTTACACCTTATTTGCCTACAACGAGAAAAAGCTCTATTCTGAGCCTCTAAGCAAGATAGAGACGGCGGCACGCAATCCCGATCTGGCCAAATACTATCGTATTTACTTTAATTCTACTGCTAGTGATTGCGGTGGCTACGATACCACAGAGGTTCAGGAACTTCGATTTTACATTGATGGGCAGTGGCTCAGCAATGATTTTTCTGAAGAGACACGGGTAAAAATTGATAGCCAAACATATGAAGGGTTAATCGGGGCGAACCGGGCGAGAGTTTCTGCTAGTTCAGTGTACAACGATGCCTATGCTGTGTACTTTGCGTTTCAAAGCAATAATAACGCTTGGTCAGCTGCATCCTCGGTTTTTCGCTCCAGCTCTCCTTTTGATGTAAAATCTGCTGATTCGATCTATATTGAACTCGAATTTCCAGAAGGGCCAAAGGCATTGATGGGTATGGAAATATTAGGGGGTGAACCCCCGTTCTACTCAGACTGTGCTCCAGACAATTTCTATCTTGCGAGGTCTCAGGATGGTAGTTCATGGACACCGGTTGCTGGTTCGAATCGCCAAGTATCCACTGCAAATGAAAGCTATCGATATCACTTTTCGCCGCCTACGGTACCGCTGACACCACTTGACTATAAACTCAGCGTTAATGAGGGGGCAGTAAATCATCAATGGTCTTCTTCTTTGGGAACGGAAATCGGCTATCTTTTAGTGCGAAGTACTAGCCCCAAGCCATTCGAGCCATCTGCTGGAGTTGTGTATGATGTGGGTCGCCATGGGGATTATGAGATTGTCTCATGGGGAAAAAGTCTTTCGGCAACAGAAAATGGTCTACTCAGCGATGGAAGCGTCTACTACTACGGGCTATTTTCCTACGATGCAGCTTTCAACTATTCAGACTCTGTTCTAGAGCGCGCAGTCCCTATAGCTAAAGATTACTATCGTTACTATCGCTTTGTCGTAGACTCGGTAATAAGCGGCGAAATTCTGCAATTGGAGCAGCTTGAACTGCAATTCGGTGGGGTTTGGGCCAGCGACTATAGCTTCTCTAGCGAAAAGGGCTCGATCGATAGCCGCCCAGTGACAGTTACGTCTTCATCCACTTACAATAATCTTTCTAGTTACGCAGGGCATTTCGTATTTAGCGATAACGACCGCGAGTTTTGGCGAAGCGGTAAGTACTTTGAGTCTGAGCAATTTAGCTCCCACGATGGCATCCGAGGTGGAGAATACATAGAGCTAGACTTTGGCTTGCTGGGAGCTGCAATTTCAGGGTATCGGGTCTTTGGTAATGATGCTGTCAACGCATTTGGGTTTCCATCTCAAGGTGAGTTCAATGCTATTCCTGATAAGGTTCACATGGAACGATCTCAGGATGGTTCTACCTGGGATATTATCCCAGGATCGTATAACGATAATGCCTTATTCGTCTGGACCACACAGGAATGGTAGGCATTCTTTCTCCGGGCGATGTCGTACATTTGATTTCGAAGAGCACCTATAGCCGTCATTATGATTTCTAGTTGGTCGATTCATGGGCTCCGAAATCATCTAAATGTGCCCTATTGGCCAGGTTTATCTCTCCTTTGGAGCCTCCCCCCTACAAAAACTTACTCAAAGTAAAAGTTAAGCTCTCTCAGCCCCCAATTACTTGGCTACATGACCCATGTATATCACCGAAATAGCTCACTTATTCGAGTTTTTAAAAAAAGTGCTTCACTTCCTACAGCAAATGACGATAACAAGATTGTATCTACTAATAGATAGATAAGGAAATGGAGATCAAATTGACCTGGAATGCTACGGCCCATAAACTTTTAGATTCAGCAGAGGCTTTGATCAAAACCAAGGGTTTTAATGCTTTTAGTTTCAAAGACCTTCAGAATGAGGTGGGGGTAAAAACATCAACTATACATTACTATTTCTCGACCAAGTCTGCGCTGGGAATTGCCGTAGCGGAAAGGTTTTATGAGCGCCACCAGCAGTCTCTTGAGTCCTTACAAAATCAAGATATGAGACCTAGCGAGCGACTTGATGAGGTTTTCAAATTCTTCATTGCAAACGCTAGCAAAGGGGAGTTTTGCCTTGGAGGGATGCTTGCCAGCGACTTTGGTACTTTAAAAGATGATCTTAAACCAACACTTATGAGTTTCTTCCAACACTTTGAAAAATGGATCGAAGACCAAATCAAGAAAGGCAAGGCCCTAGGCGAATTCCGCGACGATCTAAATGAAAACGCATGGTCTAAGGTGTTGGTCGCCTCCTTAGAAGGGGGCATGCTGATCGCACGCGTCAGGCAAGACAGTAATTAC
This genomic window contains:
- a CDS encoding TetR/AcrR family transcriptional regulator; its protein translation is MEIKLTWNATAHKLLDSAEALIKTKGFNAFSFKDLQNEVGVKTSTIHYYFSTKSALGIAVAERFYERHQQSLESLQNQDMRPSERLDEVFKFFIANASKGEFCLGGMLASDFGTLKDDLKPTLMSFFQHFEKWIEDQIKKGKALGEFRDDLNENAWSKVLVASLEGGMLIARVRQDSNYYKELLNSLIHQIK